The Bdellovibrio bacteriovorus DNA segment ATACGCGCATTTTTTCGGTATATCTTTTAGGGCTTCAGGCCCCTCATAATCTTGCGGCGATCAGTGCGGTTCTAGAAGCTCCGTTAAGCTTTCAGGAAAAGCCGGCGACCCATTCTCCAGAAGAGACTTTGGCCATGCAGGAAAAGTCTTTGCGTCGTATGGCCATTGAAGATCTTTTAAAGAGCTTTCAAAAAGGGGAGCTTCCCCGCGAACAGATCGTTCAGACCTTTGATAAGATTCCCGACGCGCAGTTGAAGAAATACGCCCATACTCGTCTGCAGGAACTGACGAAGTAATTGGCAGGCCACATGTTCCGCGAAAAGTATGTGTTTTTTGTAATAGGCCGCATTAATCCTGCGTTTTTTTGGTGATATTGTTCTTCAGGCGACTACACTCTCCGCCAAGTTCATTAAATGGAGGGGATTTTATGAACAAACTTTTCATCGTATTGGTACTCACGTTATTGGGTTCCACTAGCTTCGCTGCGGACTGCATTTCAAAAAGCGAGATGCAAACAATTGCTTCACACTTTTCTCAATTTCGACAATTAGCGAATAAAGATTACTGCTACGACGGCTCGCAAACAGCGAACCTTCTTCAGGCGATCATGTTCATGCGTAAAACGGCGTTTGAACCGAACATGCAAAAAAGCCAGGACGAGTTATTCTCAGGTCGTTTTTCTTCCAGCTGGTATGACTACTTCATCGGCCGTATCGAGGACATCGATGTTCAGGCGAACTGCCCCAAAGGTGTAGGCGCTTATGTTTATGGATTCGGAAACACCATGTACGTGTGCCCGATGATGTTGACAGAAAGTTTTTCAGCATTAGATCGCGCGAGCGTTTTCATGCACGAAGCTCGTCACATAGACGGTTATCCTCATACAACTTGTTCTCGTGGAGCGCGCAAAGGTCTTTCTGGCGCTTGCGACACGCGTATTTCCGACGGCGGTTCCTATGCGGTCAGTGTCGAAACTTACGCGCAACTGGCGAAGTACGCGACAGACATTCACCCAGCGTTAAAAGCTTACGCCATGTCTTCCGCAGTGACTTACGCGGATGAAGCTTTCGAAGTCCCAGTGAAAATTGATCGTGAGCAAAAACTTTTGTTGATGGCGGACTCCACACAGCTTTATTCAATGGATCTTTCGGGCAACAACCAGTTGACGGCATTAGGCAATGCTCCTTTCTTGGGTAAGATCGTTCCGCGTGCACAGCACATGATTTTGATTCCAACAGATCGCACACAAAACGCCCGCTACATGTTCGCCAATAACGAAGGTGAAATCGTACAAACAGCGGGGGATGCAATCGTAGAATACAACACGCAATCTCCAACACAACGTGCGGAACTTGCTGATCTTCACTTGGGTGCACAGTGGACAGCGAAGGTTTACACTTCAAAAATCACTTTTGCCTGTGACCCGCGTTCACCTTCTGCAAAAGATGTAAAGATCCCGCAAGGGGAGGCTGTCAGCATTCTTTACTCGAATGGGTACTCTCGCGCGGCTCGTTCGAACTATCTTCTAGCTTCTAACGGCCAAGTCTATGAATTCGGCTGCAATGAAAGAGGACTTAGCCCCTTCATCAATCCGGTAAATACGCCGATGGCTTCAGGACTGGTAAGAGCTTACAAAGTGAATGGCCAGGTGATTGGTCTGACAGAAGGCGGTTCACTAGTAGCTGTGAACGGCACGCAAACAACTCCTTTGAATACGGGACTCGAGGGGCAGATTTACGAAATCGCGCCTCGCGAATCCTTCAGCTTCATGGACGCACAATAAAATAAAAATCAAAAACCCCGAGAGCGATCTCGGGGTTTTTTGTTTAAAAGACTTATTGAAGTAGAGGCGCACCGCTAGAGTTGAATTTTTGCACGCGATGGCGATTAGGCTCAACGATATAAATATTTTCATTGGTCGGATCTATTACAATGTTCATGGGATAGACCAGTTGACCTATACCGTATCCAAATGAACTGAACTGTGACTTATAGGTGCCCGTACTATCGAAAATTTGCACTCGATTTACGCCACCATTTTCAAGAACGTAGATATCTCCGTTTGGCGCGAACGTGAGATCAGAAATGCTGCCGAATTGACCGTTGCCAGTCCCGGGGCCACCGATGGTTCCCAAATAGATGGCATCATGACTGAATTTATGAATAACGGTGTTGATGGGATCTGCAACATAGACGCTTCCGCTAGCATCCACAGCCAACCCCTGGACTGTGCCGATAGCTCCAGAACTGTAAACTTCTATAATACTACCATCGGTCGCAAATTTGACGGCATCTTTTGTGGAAGACCGGCTGGCATAAAGAACGTCGGAGGAGGTAATGACCATATCGGCAACTTGACCAAACGGAAATTGAGATAAATAAGTTCCACTGGAATCAAACTTTTGAATACGAAGATTCAGTGAGTCTGCTACGTAGATAGAACCATCCGAGGCCGTTACGACGGCTGTAGGCTCTTTAAACTCTCCATTGCCCGTTCCACAGCTACCAAAAGCCATCAACCAGGTTCCGGTAGAGCTGAACTTTTGAACTCGACATCCAGTGCGTTCAACAACCCAAAGGTTTCCTGAGGAATCTCGAAAGATGTTCTGAGGATTATTGAATGAGCCGTTTTCTCGAACAGTGCTTCCCACAGTAAATTGATGAACAAGGCTGTTATTAAACTTGGAAACGATCTGGTTGCCAGATTGAAGCACATAGAAATTTCCAAGAGAGTCTAAGCTCAGTGCATGGGCATAGTTAACAAGATTTTCACCAGTTCCGATCGGAGAGGAAGATTGAAACACGAAAGCACTATTGAATATTTGCAGCCTGTTTTTATCCATCACATAAATATCACCTGAAGGCGCGATCTCAATATCAGCAATGGCGTCGAAAAGGCCGTCAGTCGTTCCAGGACCACCGAAAGTCGCTAGCCAAGTTCCGTTACTATCGAACTTTTGAACACGGGAGTTTCCATAATCCATGACGAAGATGTTTCCGCTGCTGTCGACCTCGATGTCTCTGGGAACAGAAAATTGTCCATTACCGGTCCCCAAACTTCCGAAGGTAAAGACCCAGTTGCCCGTAGAATCAAATTTTTGAACTCGACCCGTGTTGTCTGCAACGTACATGTTTCCACTATTATCAACATATACAGCCCAAGGATTTTCAAAGTGCCCATTGGTGGGGGAGTCCATCACCCCATCCGCCGGTACAGTTCGACTATAACTTCCACTGGCCTCGAAGATTTGAATGCGGTCGTTGCCTTGGTCGACCACGTAAAGTCTGTCGTTGGAGTCCACAAAAATTCTAGCTAGGTATTTGAAGAATCCCGTCTGCGCCGTAGGATTGTCACTACCTAGAGTCATGAGCCAGTTTCCATTGGCGTCATATTTAAAAACTTTATTCAAAGATGAATCAGCAATCCAAAAACCGTCGCTCGAGGTTGCAATACCTGACGGAGAACCAAAGTTGTTTTTAGATCCCAATGGAAAAGTGGAATTAAAGAACTTATGACTTGAAGCGGATGCAACGGCACTGCCTCGACTTACAAAGGCAAAATAGCTGCGACCTTCGCGATAAAGTTTATTCGTATCAAAAACTGCCGGTAATGTGCCATTCTGCCAGACACAAGCAGAGACATAGTTAAGTCCCTCTAAAATGCACCACTTATCATATTCACTGCCGGCTGCGCTGACATTCACGATATCAGAAATGTATGGGCCGGAAATTTCGAATTGAGAAATCGAAGGTGGATTTGTAATATCCGCGGTGACATTCACACTGGTGCCGCCAGTATCGGTGACTTGGATTGTCGCCACACCCAACGTACCTGGGGCCGTGTAGTTGAGCAGACTCAAGGAGCCTCCACCACTAAGCAACGTCGTCGTGTAAGGTGGAATACCGCCCGAGGGAGTAAATGTGATGATCGAGTTTATCGCAACTTTGAAAGTTGAAGTGAGTAATGGGTTGTAGGCCGTAGTAATAAGAGTGGTTGAAGCGCCTGTAGAATCGGTAACACGAAAACGTTTAGTCCCTATCGTGGTCGTTGTAAATTCACCTGTGGTACTGTTTAACGTTCCTGTTCCCATGATCAAACTATAAGTGTAAGGAGGAATTCCATCAGCACCCGAAACAGTGATTGAGGTATTCGTATAATATTTTGTTTTAGTCGCCGATATTTTTACTGGGGGATTTACTTGCACTGTCGCTGTGGCCGTGGTTCCCAAAGCATCTGTGACGGTGACGGTCTCACTAGCGGCAATTCCCGGGGCCTGATAAGCACCCGTCGTGAGTCCTACTGTACCTGTATTTCCGATCCCGACCGCATATGAATAAGGGGGTACTCCACCCGAAGCCGTGAACGTCGTCGTAGTATTCACCAAAATTATTTTATTTATCGGAGATATCGTTAACAATGGCGCCACTGTGACACTTTGATCTGAAGTTTTACCGGCAGCATCGGTCACTCGTAAAACGACGGTGCCTGAAGTGCCGCCGGGACTGTAAACTCCCGTTGATGCGTGAATTGAACCAGACCCAGAGACAAGGGAATACGTATATCCACCGGCTCCATCAATACCACTCATAGTAACGGTGCTAGTGGCGGCCATGGTAGACGCCGTGACTGCTGAGTTTAATGCAGGTCGAATGGTTAAATTGAGCGTGTGAGTATTTCCTAAACTATCAGTGACGGTAACAGTCGCTGCCCCAGTACTTCCATCGGCAGTGAACAATCCCGAAGAATCGATAGTGCCTCCTGTCGCAGAGTAAGTATACGGCGGGACGCCATTCGCCCCAGAAAAATCAAATGTATCAGAAACTCCTAAAAAAACTTGTGCAGGAGAAACCGTCGGTGTTGGAGCTACAGGAATTTTAATGTGGCTGACGTCTCCATTGGCATCCGTAATCTTAATAATAACATCGCCCGTCGTCGCACCTGGGGTATAAGTGGAGCCTGAAATACTTCCGCTGCCTTCTATAATTTCATATGTATAAGGACCTGTTCCAGTTGTAGGGACCGTCGATAAATCCAAGGGGTTATTGATTGTGATAGCTGGCCCATCTGTGAG contains these protein-coding regions:
- a CDS encoding 6-bladed beta-propeller → MLNLRHLLQAVTLSMLICGCGVTAQISKLASELTPTPSPTYEDLTDGPAITINNPLDLSTVPTTGTGPYTYEIIEGSGSISGSTYTPGATTGDVIIKITDANGDVSHIKIPVAPTPTVSPAQVFLGVSDTFDFSGANGVPPYTYSATGGTIDSSGLFTADGSTGAATVTVTDSLGNTHTLNLTIRPALNSAVTASTMAATSTVTMSGIDGAGGYTYSLVSGSGSIHASTGVYSPGGTSGTVVLRVTDAAGKTSDQSVTVAPLLTISPINKIILVNTTTTFTASGGVPPYSYAVGIGNTGTVGLTTGAYQAPGIAASETVTVTDALGTTATATVQVNPPVKISATKTKYYTNTSITVSGADGIPPYTYSLIMGTGTLNSTTGEFTTTTIGTKRFRVTDSTGASTTLITTAYNPLLTSTFKVAINSIITFTPSGGIPPYTTTLLSGGGSLSLLNYTAPGTLGVATIQVTDTGGTSVNVTADITNPPSISQFEISGPYISDIVNVSAAGSEYDKWCILEGLNYVSACVWQNGTLPAVFDTNKLYREGRSYFAFVSRGSAVASASSHKFFNSTFPLGSKNNFGSPSGIATSSDGFWIADSSLNKVFKYDANGNWLMTLGSDNPTAQTGFFKYLARIFVDSNDRLYVVDQGNDRIQIFEASGSYSRTVPADGVMDSPTNGHFENPWAVYVDNSGNMYVADNTGRVQKFDSTGNWVFTFGSLGTGNGQFSVPRDIEVDSSGNIFVMDYGNSRVQKFDSNGTWLATFGGPGTTDGLFDAIADIEIAPSGDIYVMDKNRLQIFNSAFVFQSSSPIGTGENLVNYAHALSLDSLGNFYVLQSGNQIVSKFNNSLVHQFTVGSTVRENGSFNNPQNIFRDSSGNLWVVERTGCRVQKFSSTGTWLMAFGSCGTGNGEFKEPTAVVTASDGSIYVADSLNLRIQKFDSSGTYLSQFPFGQVADMVITSSDVLYASRSSTKDAVKFATDGSIIEVYSSGAIGTVQGLAVDASGSVYVADPINTVIHKFSHDAIYLGTIGGPGTGNGQFGSISDLTFAPNGDIYVLENGGVNRVQIFDSTGTYKSQFSSFGYGIGQLVYPMNIVIDPTNENIYIVEPNRHRVQKFNSSGAPLLQ